The following nucleotide sequence is from Halobacillus mangrovi.
GGGGGAACTGGCGAGCTTCCTCGGGCTTTCGCCCTGTGGGATGAACATGCAAGATGAGACTCCGGAAAACGAAGTTTGAGGAGGCTCAACACATGCCCACGGAAAGCGAACCGTTTTCCCATCCACCATCACTCACATTAAAAGTCTCGAAACTGAGTCTTCTGGATAAAGATGCTTATACAGAGAAAAAGATCGCCCAAAACCGTTTTTGTGGTCTGAGCGATCTCATTTAAGAAATTGCACCATGGTTCTCCAAAGCTTGTTGAGCTGCCTTCTGTTCAGCTTCTTTCTTTGTTCTGCCGATACCAATTCCGCCGGTTTCTCCTTGAATCCTCACATGAGCGATAAACTCTCTACTGTGGGCTGGCCCTCTCTCTTCAACAATCTCGTATTCAATCTTGCTGTTTTTGTCTCGTTGAATGAACTCTTGCAATTGACTCTTGAAATCCATCGCATGAGAAAAAGCACCTTTTTTAACTTTAGGATACACATAAGACCTTAAAAATTGGACGACTGTCTCGAATCCCTGGTCAAGGTAGAGAGCCCCTATAAAGGCCTCAAATACATCTGCAAGAAGTGCTGGACGGTTTCTTCCCCCAGTCATCTCCTCCCCTTTTCCTAAGAGGATCAGTTCCTGAAAATTTAACTCATTAGCGAATTGCACAAGGGAAACTTCACAAACGATTGATGCTCGGAACTTGGTCAGTTCTCCCTCTGCCATATCAGGAAACTCTCGATACAAGTATTGGGATACGCCTAACTCTAATACTGCATCTCCCAAAAACTCGAGTCGTTCATTGTCTTCACGGTCGGTTTTACGATGCTCATTCACATAAGATGAATGTGTGAAAGCTTGTTCCAGTAACGAAACATCATTGAACTGGATATTTATATTGTTCTGAAAACTGGAAAAATCACCCATAATTCACCTTGTCCTTTACTGCAAATTTAAAATAGGAAAGGCTGCCTGCGAGATGCAGGCAGCTATTGAAGTATTACGATACGCTGTTTATGTAGTTCACAGCGTCGCCTACTGTATTGATTTTTTCAGCTTCTTCATCAGAGATTTCCATATCAAACTCGTCTTCCAGCTCCATTACAAGCTCTACTACGTCTAAAGAGTCTGCTTCTAAATCTTCTTTGAAGGAAGCTTCCATTGTTACTTTAGATTCATCAACGTCTAATCGATCAACGATGATCTGTTTTACTTTATCAAATGTTTCTGCCATTGGAACTTCACCTCCCTTCAGTAATTATAGTAAAAGTTTTTATAAAAGCGCAAGAGTCCCTTAAAAATAGGGTTTTCCTCACTTCCTACATCTAGATAAAAGACTTATTGTACTGCGCTTTCGCATTTCCTTTCTATTTCATCGCACAGATCCTCGTGCCATGAATCAACATTTACATCACCATGCCGCCGTCGACATGAAGTGTCTGACCTGTCATGTAGTTGGCATCTTCAGATGCTAAAAATCGCACGACTCTAGCAACGTCTTCAGCTTCTCCCAGTCGGTTAAGTGGAATTAATGACAGCATTTGCTCTCGCTGATCTTCTGTAAGTGCTTCTGTCATATCAGTAGTGATGTATCCAGGTGCTACCGCGTTCACTTGAATATTTCTTGACGCAAGCTCTTTTGCGTTTGACTTCGTCAAACCAATGACACCTGCCTTTGCTGCTACATAGTTTGCTTGTCCCGGGTTCCCGGATACGCCTACGATAGAAGCAACATTTACAATACGTCCGTATTTCTGTTTCATCATTTGACGTGTTACGCCTTTAGTGCACAAAAAGACACCTTTCAAGTTCGTGTTAATGACCGCATCAAACTCTTCTTCCTTCATTCGCATAAGCAGATTATCTTTAGTAATTCCGGCATTATTAACAAGAATATCTAAACGCCCAAATTCATCCACGACCGTTTTTATCATGCGTTTTACGTCGTCTTCTTTGGCCACATCCGCCTGGATTTTTATGGCAACTCCACCTGAGTCTCTAATCTCTTGCACGACTGCCTCAGCACGGTCCTCGCTCCCCGCATAGTTGACGGCAACTTTTGCTCCCTTTGAAGCCAGCTCAATTGCAATAGAACGACCGATTCCACGGGATGCCCCTGTAACAAGGGCTACTTGATCTTGTAACATTACGAATCCTCCTTATACCACTGAATGAAATCTTGTAGAGTTTCTGGATTCTGTACGTTGAATGTTTTCATTCTACGCTTCACTTTTCGGACAAGTCCGCTAAGCACTTTCCCATGACCAACTTCGATGATTGCGTCAACATCCTCTTCCACAAAGGCTTCTAAGATCTGCTGGAAACGAACTGGAGAATACAGTTGTTCAACGAGCAGTTTCTCAATGGTTTCAGCCTCTATAACAGGAGAGGCTGTCACATTAGCATAGACAGGTACCTCCGCATCACGTACTTCTGTTTTGGATAAATGGTCAGAAAAGTCAGCACTCGCAGGCTTCATTAAGCGTGAATGGAAAGGTCCACTGACATTAAGTGGAATTACACGTTTTGCTCCCGCTTCATTTAATTTATCAGATGCTTCTTCTACACCTTGCTTTGTTCCTGAGATGACAATCTGACCAGGACAGTTAATGTTTGCGAGGTCTACAGCCAGCTCTCCATCGAAGTCCTTGATTACATCCTCGATATTTTCCTGATTTAAGCCAAGAACTGCTGCCATAGTTCCTTTGCCTGTTGGGTAAGCCTCTTCCATTAACTTTCCTCGCAAGTGGACGAGTTTAACTGCTTCTAGCGGATCAAGGGACCCTGAAGCTACGAGGGCACTGTATTCTCCCAGACTGTGCCCAGCAGTCATACTTGGTGTAACACCTTGTTCTTTCAATACTTGGTTGATGGCCACACTATTCAATAAAAGAGCCGGCTGCGCATTTTCTGTTTTAGTCAACTCTTCTGCAGGTCCTTCAAACATCAATGTAGTCAAAGAAAAACCGAGAGCTTTATCTGCTTCATCAAATAATCTTTTTACAGAAGGATAAGCCTCATACATTTCTTTGCCCATTCCTACTTCTTGTGATCCTTGCCCTGGAAAAACAAAAGCAGTTCGTTTCATTATTTCTCCTCCTTCTGCTGCATATCTTGCAAAGTATTTGAAATCGTTGAAGTCACATTCAATTCAATCATTTGACATGCTTGGCGGATCGCGTTGAATACAGCACGTTCATTTGAGGATCCATGTGCTTTAATTACGGGAGAGGCTAATCCAAATAAACCGGCTCCCCCATATTCAGAATAATCAAGTTGGTCTTTTAACTTTCTTAAATCATTTTTAGCTAAACCAGCTGCGATCTTTGTTTTGAAATTACTCATGAACGTTTTTTTCATCATGGAAAACATCGTCATTGCTGTTCCTTCAATTGTTTTCAATGCTACATTTCCTGTAAAGCCATCAGTTACAACAACATCTGCAACTCCATCTAGTAAGTCGCGGGCTTCTACATTTCCGATGAAATGAATCGGTGCATCCTTCAATAACTGGAAAGCTTTTTTTGTTAAATCACTTCCCTTTCCATCTTCGGTGCCCACATTTAATAGCCCTACACGTGGACGGGAAATATTTCGGACATTTTCCGCGTAAATCGATCCAATTACACCATATTGCAGTAAATGTTCTGGCTTCGCATCTACGTTTGCCCCCACATCTAACATTAAAAAACCTTTCCCATCCTGGGTAGGAAGCGTAGGACTTAAGGCTGGCCTGTCAACTCCATTCATACGGCCGACTACAAACAAACCGGCACTCATCAAGGCTCCAGTATTTCCGGCTGATATACAACCATCGGCACGTCCTTCTTTTACCTCGTTAGCCATCAGCACCATCGATGAGTTTTTCTTCCTCCTTACTGCTCTTACCGGCTCATCCTCTGAAGTAATCATTTCTGTTGTATGTAGAACTGTGATATTATTCTGACCGCTTAATAGTGGGTTAATCTTTTCCTCATCCCCAACAAGGGTAATTTCAAGATTTTTGATCGTTTCAGCAGCTTTCACTGCACCTTTGACGATTGCTTCAGGAGCATTATCCCCACCCATAGCATCTATGGCAAGCCTCATCTCTTACAACTCCTTTTACTGATTGGAACGATACATATGAAACGTTCCAGAAAAAACTTCCTCATTTTCGACAAAACTTTGCACTTGCACAATTGTTTGCCCACGTTCGTCTTCTCCTTTGACTGCTGCTTTAGCAACAACGCGCTCTCCAAGTTTCACTTGTCTCGAAAATTGGATACTGGAACGAGCTGTTAATGCAAGTTCATCGTTGATGACCGCAACAGCAAGGGAATTGGCTTGTGCAAACAAATGATGACCTCGAGCAATATTATTTCGAGAGAAAACATGTTCCGGCTTAATATCTAAAATGGAAATTGCCCGTTCATCAAGTTCTAAGTCTACAACCTCTCCGATTACTTCCTCAATCGGCAAGGCTTTGACCGTTTCATTCCATTCCTGAGTAGCTACTGACTTTATCCGTTCCCTAAGCTCAGGTATGGACATTTCCATCCGATCCAGGCGGATGGTTTGAATGCTAACCCCGAATCGTTTGGCTAATTCTTCGTCTGTAATAAAAGGCGAATCTTCGATTGTTTTTTTAAGTTCCTCTTGCCTTACTTTTTTTGTCTTTTTCATCGTGGGCTCACCGTCCGTATAATCATCAGCACGAAGCTTTATGACTAGGTACTAATAGTAATATATAATACCAAGAAAAATTTCGCAAGGATTGACTGAAAACTTGATTGTTCAGGCACTATCCATAAGGGGATGATCATACGGTTTCGACAAGCTGAGATACGTATATTCCCTTAGAACGGAACTTTACAATACACGATCAGATAGAACCATTTGTTTAATCCAAAACATCTCCTAGCAGCCTTTCATCCTCATAGACTTTCTCCTTCAAAGATCTGTATCTCTCATCTCGGTCTAATGATTCGTTAAAAATCATCTCAGCAGCATCTTTTCTAGCTGTTTCTAATGCTCGATAATCATGAACCATATCTCCGACTTTAAACTCCGGCATACCACTTTGCTTCTTACCAAAAAAGTCACCAGGACCTCTAAGCTTCAAATCCTGCTCAGATAACTCAAAACCGTCGCTTGTCTCTGTCATGATTCTCATTCTTTCTTTGCCGACATCCCCTTTCGGATCCGCAAGCAATATACAGTAACTTTGTTCGGATCCTCTTCCTACACGTCCTCTTAATTGGTGAAGCTGAGACAGACCAAACCTTTCAGCATCATAGATGACCATTACTGTGGCATTTGGAACGTTCACACCTACCTCTACAACTGTTGTGGAAACTAAAACTTTCAGCTCGTTGTTTGCGAATTGCTGCATCACTTGCTCTTTTTCGTCATTGTGTAATCGACCATGCATCAATCCAACAGGAATATCAGGTTCATAAACCGTGGATAACTGTTCATAAAGTTCTACCGCATTTTGGATATCCAATTGATCAGATTCTTCAATGAGTGGGCAGATCACATACGCCTGATGACCTTTATCAATTTCCTTTTGGATAAAAGATAAAACACGCTCCGTCATTTGCCCTTTCACCCAATAGGTTTCTACTGGTTTGCGTCCTGCCGGCATCTCATCTATGACGGAGACATCCATATCGCCAAAGGCTGTAATCGCTAACGTCCTCGGAATAGGCGTAGCCGTCATAAACAACACATCCGGGTTCAGCCCTTTATCTCTTAAAGCTCTCCGTTGATTCACCCCAAATCTATGCTGTTCATCTACAATTACAAATCCTAAATCTTTAAAATGCACCTCATCCTGAATCAATGCATGGGTGCCAATCAAAATATCTATTTCACCTTTCTGAATGCTCTCCAAAATCTCTTTGCGGCGTTTACCCTTAATTGAACCAGTCAATAATGCAACTTTAGCGCGTCCATTAAACAATTCTTTTAAAGAATGATGATGCTGTTCTGCGAGAATTTCCGTCGGTACCATAAGTGACCCTTGCTTACCTGAAGTGATCGATGCATATAGGGCGATAGCAGCAACGGCTGTTTTTCCTGACCCTACATCACCCTGCAATAGACGATTCATTCTGTGAGGACTTTTCATATCTTTGAGAATTTCTGCAAGCGACCTTTTTTGTGCTTGGGTTAGCTCAAAGGGCAGAGATTGAACGAAGCTTGTAAGCTTATCATTATCATATTCCTGCGCATTTCCTGTTGTAGCTTCTCTATGTTGCTTTCTCAGAATTTGCATTTTCAATTGGAAAAGTAGAAATTCCTCATAGATAAACCGTCGCTTTGCATGCTTTAATAAAATTCTTGTTTCAGGGTAGTGCATCTGCTTTATTGCACTAGTTCGATCAGGGAGTTTATAAGATAGCTGTAAATCCTCCGGAAGAATTTCTGGCACTTCATCTCCATACTCATCTAAAGCGGTTTTGATAATTTTCCTTAGCCTCTGTAGAGCCACTCCTTCTTTCAATTGATAGACAGGCTGAATAGGCTCCTGACTCTTAGCTTCGCCTTTTTTGAATTGACTGACTGTAATTTGCAATCGCTGCTGATCCCATTTCCCCGTAATTGTGACGGTATCTCCAGGGTTCAATTGCTTTTTTGCAAAAGCTCTGTTGAACATCACAGCTTTAACCGCAAACTGTTCAACCTGTAACGTAAACGTCAACCGAGATTTTTTTCTACCAAAATAGCTAAGGGAAGGCTCAGAAGCAACCTTCCCCTCAATCGTAGCTTTTTCATTATGAGCCAACTCCGTTAAAGGCTTTGTTTCATAAGAGTCATAGCGGAAAGGAAAATAAAACAATAAATCCTCTACCGTAAATAGACCGAGATCGTTTAGGTGTTCTTCAAATTTTTCTCCGACTCCTTTGATTTCGCTAATCGATTGGCTTAACACGACATTCACTCTTTCTTCAATGAGATTCCATACACTTTTGCTTCGAGCTCCCTGCCTGTAGGAGTAGCTGCAAGCCCGCCTTGTGCCGTTTCACGAAACGCAGAAGGCATCCGCTGACCCACTTTGTACATAGCATCAATGACCTCATCACAAGGAATACGGCTTGTTACTCCTGCCAACGCCATATCGGCTGCAACTACCGCATTGGATGCGCCCATGGCGTTTCTTTTTACACAAGGAACCTCAACTAGACCAGCTACAGGATCACAAATAAGGCCGAGCATATTTTTCAAAGTAATGGCCATCGCTTCGGCTGATTGGGATGGAGTTCCACCAGCCATTTCAACAATTGCAGCTGCAGCCATTCCTGCTGCTGAACCTACTTCAGCCTGACATCCTCCTGCTGCTCCGGAGATCGAAGCATTATTAGCTACAACAAAACCGAAGGCTCCTGAAGTGAAGAGGTAGCGTACCATTTGTTCACGCGTTGGGTTCAACTGGTTCTTAACAGCGAAAAGCGTTCCAGGTACACAACCAGCGCTACCAGCAGTAGGCGTCGCACAAATAGTTCCCATCGCAGCATTCACTTCATTTGTGGCAACAGCTTTACTGACAGCGTCCATCAATAAATTTCCTGATAAGGGTGTGTGGTTCTTCATGTAGTTTTGAATTAGAACAGCATCCCCGCCCGTTAAGCCGCTATGGGATTTAACTCCCTTTAATCCGTCTTCGATCGCCTTTTCCATGACATCTAGGTTTTTCTCCATCTGTCCTACGACTTCTTCACGTGTCAGTTGTTTAACTTCCATCTCTTGACGAATCATAACTTCTGAAATTTGTATATTTTGACTTTCAGCGAGTTCTACTAGTTCTGCAACATTTCTAAACATCGTGCTGCTCCTTTCTTATTCGGAAATTTTAGCGACTTGAATGATGTGATCGGCACGCTCAAGCTCACTTAACACAGTATCATCAATATTCTGGTCCATTTCTATCACCATCAAGGCCTGCTCTCCCTGGGCTTTCCGAGATACTTCCATACGTCCAATATTGATTTCGTTCTTAGCAAGTATGGCTGTAGCCGATGCAATAGCTCCATACCGATCGTTATGGATAAGAAGAATTGCAGGATGGCTTCCTGAAAGGTTAAGGTCGAACCCGTTCAGTTCAGTAATTTCTGCTTTACCTCCACCGATAGAGATTCCTACAAGCTCTAATTCGCCGTCATCATCGCCTATTTTTAAGCGCGCAGTATTCGGGTGATCGGTATGGGCCTCTTCTTCGTGAAATCGGATCTTCATTCCATTTTTTCGAGCTGTTTCAAGCGCTTGTCCGATCCTTTCATCAAATGTTTCATAGTCAAGTAAGCCACCGATGATTGCCACATCGGTACCGTGACCTTTATATGTTTTTGCGAATGAGCCATACAGATGGACATGCGCATATTTAGGTTCTCGTCCAAAAAGGTGGCGGGCGGCTCTGCCAATACGGGCAGCCCCTGCCGTATGTGAACTGGATGGTCCAATCATGACTGGACCGATGATATCAAACACAGATCTGTATTTCATTTCTCTTCACCATCCCTTAAATGTCTACCTCTATTTTAAAAAGAAAACGCTTTCTATCTCAAGGTAGCCCACAAGTATTTTATCACATTGCCCACTGAAATGATTAACATTTACAAAAATCCAACAAGAATTATTGATTAATGCCGGACAAAGAGGTAAAATTGATGTTTGTGGGTTACACGGTAACCGGGCGGGAGAGGGATAATTTCATAGAGGTAGATTGTTATGCTAAAACAGCATACAAAGCAAGTCAGCTGGAAGAAAGAATTTATGGCTGGCTTAATCGGTTACTTCACAACAGTGTACATCGTGGCCGTTAACAGTCAAATTCTCGAGAGTGCTGGTCTGCCGCTTGAAAGCGGTATGGTTGCAACAATTCTTGCCAGCGCCATCGGCTGTTTGATCATGGCTATATACGCCAAAGCGCCTATGGTTCTCATTCCAGGGATGGGAGTCAATGCTCTGTTTGCCTATTCTATAGTAGAAGGTACAGGCCTGAATTTTCAAGAAGGACTAGCCGTGGTGTTGATGGCCTCTCTCTTATTTCTAGTGACAGCTTTTACTAGATTAGGAGATTGGCTGAAGCATGCGATTCCAGAATCATTGAAGCATGCGATAACGGTTGGACTGGGAATGTTTCTAACTTTGATCGGTTTAGAAAAAGGCGGCCTTGTCGTTCGAGGTGAACACTCATTGATTACTTTAGGAAATCCCTCATCTGCCATGGTGATTACAAGTCTTTTAACCTTGTTCATCGGTATATTCCTTTTCACAAGAAATGTACCAGGAAACTTTCTTGTCACAATGGTGGTGGGTACGGTCATCGCATATTTCACTGGCATATTAAATCAGCCAGGAGAGATGATTTCCTTAAAAGAACAATCGTGGGTGTTCATGCCCGACTTCAGCAGCATCGGAGAATTTGGATTTTGGATGGCTGTATTTCCTTTAGCCATCGTTCTGATCTTTGAGAATATGGGATTAATTCATGGACAATTGAGCATGCTAGGCCAAGAAGACAAATTCAAACGTTCTTACCAAGCCACAGCTTTCGCCTCCCTGACTAGCGGTCTTTTCGGTACATCACCGACTGTGTCCTCAGCAGAGAGTGCAGCTGTCATTGCTTCCGGTGGAAAAACTGGAAGAGCAGCTTTAACGATGGGGGCCCTGTTCATCGGTACGCTTTTATTGATCCCATGGATCTCAATGGTACCTTCCACGGCAATCAGCCCGATTCTTATCATAGTCGGTGCACTTATGGTCCAAAACATAAGGGAGATACCACTCGATCAGCTGTCTGAATCAATGCCGGCTTTCCTAATCATTGTTATGATTCCATTCACCTACTCCATCGCTGACGGAATGGCCTTCGGTTTCATTGCTTATCCGATTGTGAAAATAGCGATCGGAAAACAAAGAGAACTATCGACGCCTGTCGTCCTTATAGCCATGGTCTTTCTCATTGAATTTATCATGCGAACCCTCGGGCATTAATTTGAGTGTGGAGGCGACTGTTTAGCGACGTACGGACTGGACTGAGCTGGAGAAGATAAAGGAAACACGGAGAGCGAAGCGATTTGATGTTGACTTATCGTACAGAAGCGAGGGAAGTCTCGATAGTCGCTAGGAGCCGAAACCGGATAATAAAAAAGTGTGGAATCGCCTTGAAAAAATACTATATTTTACTATCAAAAACACCCTCCGTGAAAAATTGGAGGGTGTTTTTTGTGATTGTCTACCACTTCAATGCAATCCTTAAGTGACAGCAGTCGATATTGTTAACATCTGATTGAAGTTTTATCGTGAGCCCGTCTGGATTATAATCCGTCTCCATTTCAGCATCCAATCCTGTTGATTTTAAAAGCTGCTTAACCTTTTGGTTCTCGTTTTTTTGAGCAGCATCCATCACTTGTTTAGCAAAGGATTTTGAGTTTGCAAGTTTCTGTATAAGATGATCAGCTTTTAACATCAATTGATGCATTTGCAGGGCAGAACTCGTGAATGTACTAGGGTTAACTGGAGGATAAACTCGATGAGGCCAAACTTCATAACGCGGATAAGGAAAATAATGTGGCGGAGGATAGGTGTAATATGGTGCATTACTGGGGTAGATGTATCTGTGCCATCGCATTCTTAACACCCCTTTTCGCATCATTCACTAAAGTGTATGTAAAAATTGAGGGAAGGGGAAGTTGTCATGCCCTATCCCTTTATCTTACTTTAGGAATATAAAATGTGGTTACTCCATCATTATAAGTTGTTACTATATCTTTCTTAGTTAAACCTTTTGAAATTGGAATAAACCTTTCCACACGCTGATAAGATCTTTCCTCACTGGAGAATCCGTTCTTGGCATTTTGGAATATGGACTCTTTAGATTCCTCCACCTCTATCCTTAAAAATCCATCGATTACATTATACCGGAGTTGTTCTTTCGTTACTCCTTCCACTTCTATCAGAAAATGGTCAGGCGTCTCAAAAGTTTTGATCCCCAACGGGAGCGGGCGTATTGTAGAACTGATCCTACCCAAAGCATTTTCAAAAAAGGAATCAACACTTTTCAAAAGTTTGTAAATAGATTCATCAAATATTTCCGGCAAGTCATTTCGTTTGTGTCTCAAAACCTCTCCCCTCTCTTCCTACACTAACAACATATGCCCAATTAAAAATATTGACATCCTTATAAAAATAAAATGTGTAATTGCCCAAATAGATTTCACAGCTGATTCTCCTATCCAATAATAATGTCAATGCTTACATATACATCTAAAGACCATTTTAGTAAGGAGCTCAATTATGTGAACCAGCAAAACATTTCTATGACTTCTTGGATTGACCCTTATGTATATCAGACTTTGTCATCCATTACAGGGACAAATGTCGTTGTCCAAACATCACAGGGCTCACTAAGAGGACCGCTTAAAAATGTCATGCCCGATCACATAGTGGTCGAGGTCAGTGGAAACCCTTTTTTCATCAGGACCCAAGAAATTGTTTGGGTGACCCCTTCTCAATTCTAAGTAATAAGGTATAACATGTTTAAACGTATTAACCGAATGCAGATTCACCTTTCAATTCCTGAACATGGTGATGCGAACGCCGCTGCAGCTGTCCAAGAGCTTCTGGGAGGAAAATTTGGAGAAATGTCGACGTACCAATCATTTGGTTTCAGAAACAAAAAAAGTTTAAACCATTTTACGATTTAGTAGCAAGTATTACAGCTGAAGAATTCGGTCATGTAGAGCTTGTCAATCAATCGATTAACTTATTAATGAGGGGTGTTACTTTTTCAGGAGACCCTGACATCACACCACTCCAGAATGGTTTGAACAAACGAAATACTTATCATTTTATAGCCTCTGCTCAAACTGCGCTGCCTTTTGATTCAATGGGTAAATCATGGACAGGGGACTATGTGTTCAATAGCGGAAATCTCGTCCTTGATTTGCTGCACAACTTCTTAATGGAGTTAGGGGCAAGAACCCATAAAATGAGAGTTTACGAAATGACCAATCACCCGACTGCGCGTGAGATGATTGGCTATCTTCTTGTCCGGGGAGGTACACATGCCCTTGCTTACGCAAAAGCTCTCGAAATAGCTACAGGAGTCGACGTCAAGAAAATGATTC
It contains:
- the sdaAB gene encoding L-serine ammonia-lyase, iron-sulfur-dependent subunit beta — its product is MKYRSVFDIIGPVMIGPSSSHTAGAARIGRAARHLFGREPKYAHVHLYGSFAKTYKGHGTDVAIIGGLLDYETFDERIGQALETARKNGMKIRFHEEEAHTDHPNTARLKIGDDDGELELVGISIGGGKAEITELNGFDLNLSGSHPAILLIHNDRYGAIASATAILAKNEINIGRMEVSRKAQGEQALMVIEMDQNIDDTVLSELERADHIIQVAKISE
- the recG gene encoding ATP-dependent DNA helicase RecG, translated to MLSQSISEIKGVGEKFEEHLNDLGLFTVEDLLFYFPFRYDSYETKPLTELAHNEKATIEGKVASEPSLSYFGRKKSRLTFTLQVEQFAVKAVMFNRAFAKKQLNPGDTVTITGKWDQQRLQITVSQFKKGEAKSQEPIQPVYQLKEGVALQRLRKIIKTALDEYGDEVPEILPEDLQLSYKLPDRTSAIKQMHYPETRILLKHAKRRFIYEEFLLFQLKMQILRKQHREATTGNAQEYDNDKLTSFVQSLPFELTQAQKRSLAEILKDMKSPHRMNRLLQGDVGSGKTAVAAIALYASITSGKQGSLMVPTEILAEQHHHSLKELFNGRAKVALLTGSIKGKRRKEILESIQKGEIDILIGTHALIQDEVHFKDLGFVIVDEQHRFGVNQRRALRDKGLNPDVLFMTATPIPRTLAITAFGDMDVSVIDEMPAGRKPVETYWVKGQMTERVLSFIQKEIDKGHQAYVICPLIEESDQLDIQNAVELYEQLSTVYEPDIPVGLMHGRLHNDEKEQVMQQFANNELKVLVSTTVVEVGVNVPNATVMVIYDAERFGLSQLHQLRGRVGRGSEQSYCILLADPKGDVGKERMRIMTETSDGFELSEQDLKLRGPGDFFGKKQSGMPEFKVGDMVHDYRALETARKDAAEMIFNESLDRDERYRSLKEKVYEDERLLGDVLD
- the fapR gene encoding transcription factor FapR, which codes for MKKTKKVRQEELKKTIEDSPFITDEELAKRFGVSIQTIRLDRMEMSIPELRERIKSVATQEWNETVKALPIEEVIGEVVDLELDERAISILDIKPEHVFSRNNIARGHHLFAQANSLAVAVINDELALTARSSIQFSRQVKLGERVVAKAAVKGEDERGQTIVQVQSFVENEEVFSGTFHMYRSNQ
- the plsX gene encoding phosphate acyltransferase PlsX, producing the protein MRLAIDAMGGDNAPEAIVKGAVKAAETIKNLEITLVGDEEKINPLLSGQNNITVLHTTEMITSEDEPVRAVRRKKNSSMVLMANEVKEGRADGCISAGNTGALMSAGLFVVGRMNGVDRPALSPTLPTQDGKGFLMLDVGANVDAKPEHLLQYGVIGSIYAENVRNISRPRVGLLNVGTEDGKGSDLTKKAFQLLKDAPIHFIGNVEARDLLDGVADVVVTDGFTGNVALKTIEGTAMTMFSMMKKTFMSNFKTKIAAGLAKNDLRKLKDQLDYSEYGGAGLFGLASPVIKAHGSSNERAVFNAIRQACQMIELNVTSTISNTLQDMQQKEEK
- the rnc gene encoding ribonuclease III, translated to MGDFSSFQNNINIQFNDVSLLEQAFTHSSYVNEHRKTDREDNERLEFLGDAVLELGVSQYLYREFPDMAEGELTKFRASIVCEVSLVQFANELNFQELILLGKGEEMTGGRNRPALLADVFEAFIGALYLDQGFETVVQFLRSYVYPKVKKGAFSHAMDFKSQLQEFIQRDKNSKIEYEIVEERGPAHSREFIAHVRIQGETGGIGIGRTKKEAEQKAAQQALENHGAIS
- the fabD gene encoding ACP S-malonyltransferase, which translates into the protein MKRTAFVFPGQGSQEVGMGKEMYEAYPSVKRLFDEADKALGFSLTTLMFEGPAEELTKTENAQPALLLNSVAINQVLKEQGVTPSMTAGHSLGEYSALVASGSLDPLEAVKLVHLRGKLMEEAYPTGKGTMAAVLGLNQENIEDVIKDFDGELAVDLANINCPGQIVISGTKQGVEEASDKLNEAGAKRVIPLNVSGPFHSRLMKPASADFSDHLSKTEVRDAEVPVYANVTASPVIEAETIEKLLVEQLYSPVRFQQILEAFVEEDVDAIIEVGHGKVLSGLVRKVKRRMKTFNVQNPETLQDFIQWYKEDS
- the sdaAA gene encoding L-serine ammonia-lyase, iron-sulfur-dependent, subunit alpha; amino-acid sequence: MFRNVAELVELAESQNIQISEVMIRQEMEVKQLTREEVVGQMEKNLDVMEKAIEDGLKGVKSHSGLTGGDAVLIQNYMKNHTPLSGNLLMDAVSKAVATNEVNAAMGTICATPTAGSAGCVPGTLFAVKNQLNPTREQMVRYLFTSGAFGFVVANNASISGAAGGCQAEVGSAAGMAAAAIVEMAGGTPSQSAEAMAITLKNMLGLICDPVAGLVEVPCVKRNAMGASNAVVAADMALAGVTSRIPCDEVIDAMYKVGQRMPSAFRETAQGGLAATPTGRELEAKVYGISLKKE
- the fabG gene encoding 3-oxoacyl-[acyl-carrier-protein] reductase, with translation MLQDQVALVTGASRGIGRSIAIELASKGAKVAVNYAGSEDRAEAVVQEIRDSGGVAIKIQADVAKEDDVKRMIKTVVDEFGRLDILVNNAGITKDNLLMRMKEEEFDAVINTNLKGVFLCTKGVTRQMMKQKYGRIVNVASIVGVSGNPGQANYVAAKAGVIGLTKSNAKELASRNIQVNAVAPGYITTDMTEALTEDQREQMLSLIPLNRLGEAEDVARVVRFLASEDANYMTGQTLHVDGGMVM
- the acpP gene encoding acyl carrier protein yields the protein MAETFDKVKQIIVDRLDVDESKVTMEASFKEDLEADSLDVVELVMELEDEFDMEISDEEAEKINTVGDAVNYINSVS
- a CDS encoding Hsp20/alpha crystallin family protein, encoding MRHKRNDLPEIFDESIYKLLKSVDSFFENALGRISSTIRPLPLGIKTFETPDHFLIEVEGVTKEQLRYNVIDGFLRIEVEESKESIFQNAKNGFSSEERSYQRVERFIPISKGLTKKDIVTTYNDGVTTFYIPKVR
- a CDS encoding NCS2 family permease, whose protein sequence is MLKQHTKQVSWKKEFMAGLIGYFTTVYIVAVNSQILESAGLPLESGMVATILASAIGCLIMAIYAKAPMVLIPGMGVNALFAYSIVEGTGLNFQEGLAVVLMASLLFLVTAFTRLGDWLKHAIPESLKHAITVGLGMFLTLIGLEKGGLVVRGEHSLITLGNPSSAMVITSLLTLFIGIFLFTRNVPGNFLVTMVVGTVIAYFTGILNQPGEMISLKEQSWVFMPDFSSIGEFGFWMAVFPLAIVLIFENMGLIHGQLSMLGQEDKFKRSYQATAFASLTSGLFGTSPTVSSAESAAVIASGGKTGRAALTMGALFIGTLLLIPWISMVPSTAISPILIIVGALMVQNIREIPLDQLSESMPAFLIIVMIPFTYSIADGMAFGFIAYPIVKIAIGKQRELSTPVVLIAMVFLIEFIMRTLGH